One Gadus morhua chromosome 23, gadMor3.0, whole genome shotgun sequence DNA segment encodes these proteins:
- the sh3glb1a gene encoding endophilin-B1 has protein sequence MDFNVKRLAADAGTFLSRAVQFTEEKLGQAEKTELDAHLENLLGRAECTRQWTERILKQTEVLLQPNPNVRLEEFLYEKLEKKAPTRMNNHELLGQSMIESGNEFSPGTAYGNALIKCGETEKQIGGAEREFIQSSAINFLTPFRNFLEGDFKTILKERKLLQVKRLDLDAAKTKLKKARMTDARALAEQELRMTQSEFDRQAEITRLLLEGVSSTHAHHLRCLNDFVEAQSTYYAQCYQYMTDLQKQLGSFPSSFSNNNQSVMSGAASISVPTLPVSGPLPSPSSGRAGSALAGGFNELRISSGSRKARVLYDYDAAGSSELSLLADEVITVSSVPGMDSDWLMGERGNQQGKVPITYLELLN, from the exons ATGGATTTCAACGTTAAAAGACTCGCAGCAGATGCCGGAACCTTTTTAAGTCGTGCCGTACAA TTTACAGAGGAGAAACTTGGCCAGGCGGAGAAAACAGAGTTGGATGCACATTTGGAGAACCTTTTGGGGCGAGCTGAGTGTACCAGACAATGGACGGAGAGAATCTTGAAGCAGACAGAGGTTTTACTACAGCCAAACCCAA aTGTCCGGCTGGAGGAATTTCTGTACGAGAAGCTGGAAAAGAAAGCCCCCACGCGGATGAACAACCACGAGCTACTGGGCCAGTCCATGATCGAGTCTGGGAATGAGTTTAGTCCCGGGACTGCCTACG GAAACGCTCTGATCAAGTGTGGAGAGACGGAGAAGCAGATTGGCGGCGCTGAGCGCGAGTTCATCCAGAGCTCGGCCATCAACTTCCTGACCCCGTTCAGGAACTTCCTGGAGGGGGACTTCAAGACTATcctg AAAGAACGAAAGCTGCTTCAGGTCAAACGTTTGGACCTAGACGCGGCCAAAACAAAGCTGAAGAAAGCCAGGATGACCGACGCTAGAGCtctg GCGGAGCAGGAGCTGCGCATGACGCAGAGCGAGTTCGACCGGCAGGCAGAGATCACCCGCCTGCTCTTGGAAGGTGTCAGTAGCACCCAC GCCCACCACCTGCGCTGTCTGAACGACTTTGTGGAGGCCCAGTCGACGTACTACGCACAGTGTTACCAGTACATGACGGACCTCCAAAAGCAGCTGGGCAG TTTCCCCTCCTCGTTCTCCAACAACAACCAGTCGGTGATGTCCGGCGCCGCCAGCATCTCGGTGCCCACCCTCCCGGTGTCGGGCCCCCTCCCCAGCCCGTCGTCGGGCCGCGCCGGCTCGGCGCTGGCCGGGGGCTTCAATGAGCTGCGGATCAGCAGCGGCAGCCGCAAGGCCCGGGTCCTGTACGATTACGACGCGGCGGGCAGCAGCGAGCTCTCCCTGCTGGCCGACGAG GTCATCACCGTGAGCAGTGTCCCCGGCATGGACTCGGACTGGCTGATGGGCGAGCGGGGCAACCAGCAAGGCAAAGTACCCATCACCTACCTGGAGCTGCTCAACTGA
- the nrros gene encoding transforming growth factor beta activator LRRC33, with protein sequence MPVRTLPSSFLMLLAIWGVLVPSLSHPQPNPCRMIQRMALCNNGRLSYVPVGPPCNTEELQLNHNHIQTLLNSSLLHYSSLHTLSLAGNYLEKMEANAFGGLHPLQILNLAENELHVGYQDTSHALLQLPQLRVLDLSQNGLEDDMVFHLLQNLTSLQYLNLSRNLMQRLDESSFEGLHHLRELDLHSNMLFEIDGAFSGNPKLQRLNLAFNYLPCLVEFHMTQLVVLNASHNFIEWFVAEQGLKETFHLETLDLTDNKLLFFPFLPSRSRLRNLYLSQNTVRFYGGLVDDATGENLTTSIQFYNLNGNASNVTAQLWDDSLHGDVSSVEILDLRNNQVEHLPQGFISQMQSLTRLQMQTNCLKTLNLTSEGFSGSLYELDVSNNRLSEVMAEKGTLAALGNLTYLNMSLNSLRRLPSGLFSSVESLRSVDLSYNSMGICPSETRGKDEGSPSDCVVWRNMASLRQLYLRGCGIQGMPPSLFAGMRLTHLDLSDNPGLRVETGALRALTGTLQHMGLGKTDMKSVDFSPFHSLRYLNISRNSLTQLPMSLLNLDLRMLDASENNLSTISPGDAALLAPKLRTVFLAGNPFNCCQMEWYRMFETTFTVNMVDKTEILCQDEAKITYRAGVLTILCGDSSRESVFWYLLLVLSGFLLFVGIPTVCLLTFRPLLLQKTVKKKSLKPTSY encoded by the exons ATGCCAGTCCGCACACTCCCTTCATCCTTCCTCATGCTCCTTGCTATCTGGGGTGTCCTGGTTCCATCCCTCAGTCACCCTCAGCCAAATCCGTGTCGAATG ATCCAAAGAATGGCACTGTGCAACAATGGCAGACTATCATACGTCCCGGTCGGCCCGCCGTGCAACACAGAAGAGCTTCAGCTTAACCACAATCATATTCAGACACTACTCAACAGTTCTCTTCTCCACTACTCCTCCTTACATACGTTAAGCTTAGCAGGGAATTACCTGGAGAAGATGGAAGCCAATGCATTTGGAGGCTTACACCCCTTACAGATCCTTAATCTAGCAGAGAACGAGCTTCACGTCGGGTACCAAGACACTAGCCATGCACTACTCCAGCTGCCGCAGCTACGAGTTCTGGATCTGTCCCAGAACGGGCTCGAGGACGACATggtcttccacctcctccagaacctGACCTCATTGCAATACCTGAATCTCTCACGGAACCTTATGCAGCGATTGGATGAAAGCTCGTTTGAGGGCCTGCACCATTTAAGAGAACTTGACCTGCATAGCAACATGTTGTTTGAGATAGATGGGGCCTTTTCTGGCAATCCGAAGCTCCAGAGGCTCAACCTTGCTTTCAACTACCTACCCTGCCTGGTCGAATTCCACATGACCCAGCTGGTAGTCCTAAATGCCAGCCACAATTTCATTGAGTGGTTTGTCGCCGAACAAGGGCTCAAAGAAACCTTCCACTTGGAGACCCTTGACCTCACAGACAATAAGCTGCTTTTCTTCCCTTTCTTGCCGAGCCGGAGTCGCCTTCGTAACCTCTACTTGTCCCAAAACACTGTCCGCTTTTATGGGGGCCTGGTGGATGATGCCACTGGTGAAAACTTGACTACAAGCATCCAGTTCTACAACCTGAATGGTAATGCAAGTAATGTGACGGCTCAGCTATGGGACGACAGTCTCCATGGTGACGTCTCCTCTGTGGAAATCCTGGACCTGAGAAACAACCAAGTGGAGCACCTTCCCCAAGGCTTCATCAGCCAAATGCAATCTCTCACTAGGCTTCAGATGCAAACAAACTGCCTGAAGACCTTGAACCTGACATCAGAGGGGTTCTCTGGCAGCCTGTATGAGCTGGATGTCAGCAACAACAGGCTAAGCGAGGTCATGGCTGAGAAGGGCACACTGGCAGCTCTTGGAAATCTGACCTACCTTAACATGAGCCTCAATTCCCTTAGGCGGCTTCCCTCTGGACTATTTTCCTCAGTAGAAAGCCTGAGGTCGGTGGATCTAAGCTACAATAGTATGGGCATTTGTCCGTCGGAGACAAGAGGCAAGGATGAGGGCAGTCCCTCTGATTGCGTAGTATGGAGAAACATGGCCTCTTTAAGACAACTGTACCTTAGAGGATGCGGCATCCAAGGGATGCCACCCTCTTTGTTCGCTGGGATGCGCCTCACGCACCTGGATTTGTCGGACAACCCGGGGCTCCGCGTGGAGACCGGGGCTCTCAGGGCCCTCACTGGGACGCTGCAGCACATGGGCTTGGGGAAAACAGACATGAAATCTGTGGACTTTTCCCCCTTTCACAGCCTGAGGTATTTAAATATCTCAAGAAACTCCCTCACACAACTTCCTATGTCACTTTTAAATCTGGACCTTCGGATGCTGGATGCAAGTGAAAATAACTTATCCACCATTTCTCCAGGTGACGCTGCACTATTGGCACCCAAACTCAGGACAGTTTTCCTGGCCGGAAACCCGTTTAACTGCTGCCAAATGGAATGGTACAGGATGTTTGAAACTACTTTTACGGTCAATATGGTGGACAAGACAGAAATATTATGTCAGGATGAGGCGAAGATAACATACAGAGCAGGAGTCCTGACCATCTTGTGTGGGGACTCAAGCAGGGAGTCTGTTTTCTGGTATCTTCTGCTTGTTCTCTCTGGCTTTCTGCTTTTTGTTGGCATTCCGACTGTTTGCCTCCTGACCTTTAGGCCGCTTCTGTTACAGAAAACTGTTAAAAAGAAAAGTTTGAAGCCTACATCTTACTGA